The following are encoded together in the Bacteroidota bacterium genome:
- a CDS encoding WG repeat-containing protein — MKLKAILIAACLLSSSLSNYAQDLIPFRSGHLWGFCTPDKEVVIPPIYEYVTNFQDGLAAVSKGCFDCYDQYDGKWGFINEKGETVIPFQYYHAYPFYKGYTWVRLDGYMDFWAKINKKGELLDSTDSEPYLNKQVKKNILNSKKQNKKYTFNEDTVTQIGNIAIQKGYQSKTTNYWEDPEAVYFYPVSISSNKKDFSQSTKDTLQFTIASNRFSNELDAQSLTLPPTLVVLTQTDTGITVVKTFPLGADQKTENSIIYNKVLDSEGLIPYLRMITDADEIEEFVAGNNYIIMLSTSLFIPTNALKENVFFELYRKRIFLISTIEGTAFYHIYTSPYELMNEQRVNEILTEMIDDIKNAGDLFSFDERLTTSIIDMNNPYFGRTIAEVMINVTKDEVLIFLNYMNANPYSYMGETWTLSEIFATWVERGAPTK; from the coding sequence ATGAAACTAAAAGCAATACTTATTGCAGCTTGTTTATTAAGCTCTTCCCTATCAAATTACGCTCAAGACTTAATACCTTTTAGAAGCGGGCATTTGTGGGGATTTTGCACACCCGATAAAGAAGTTGTTATTCCTCCTATCTATGAATATGTAACTAACTTTCAAGACGGTTTAGCTGCTGTTTCCAAAGGATGTTTTGATTGTTATGACCAATACGATGGAAAATGGGGATTCATTAACGAAAAAGGAGAAACCGTCATTCCCTTTCAATATTATCATGCTTACCCTTTTTATAAAGGTTACACATGGGTAAGATTAGATGGTTACATGGACTTTTGGGCTAAAATTAATAAGAAAGGAGAGTTATTAGACTCTACCGATTCTGAACCTTACTTAAATAAACAAGTAAAGAAGAATATCTTAAATTCTAAAAAACAGAATAAAAAATACACCTTCAATGAAGATACGGTGACACAAATAGGAAATATTGCCATTCAAAAGGGATATCAATCTAAGACCACAAATTATTGGGAAGACCCCGAAGCAGTTTATTTCTATCCTGTTTCCATTAGTTCTAATAAAAAAGATTTTTCTCAATCTACAAAAGACACGCTTCAATTTACGATAGCGAGCAACCGATTTTCTAATGAATTAGACGCACAGTCATTGACACTTCCCCCTACTTTAGTAGTATTAACACAAACTGATACAGGAATTACAGTCGTCAAAACATTTCCATTAGGAGCAGATCAAAAAACAGAGAACTCGATAATATACAATAAGGTATTAGATTCAGAGGGCTTAATTCCTTATCTAAGAATGATTACGGATGCAGATGAAATTGAAGAATTTGTGGCAGGAAACAACTATATAATAATGTTAAGCACTTCTTTATTTATTCCAACCAATGCCCTTAAGGAAAATGTTTTTTTTGAGTTATATAGAAAAAGAATCTTCCTAATATCAACAATAGAGGGAACGGCCTTCTATCATATTTATACGAGTCCTTATGAATTAATGAATGAGCAGAGAGTCAATGAAATTCTAACGGAAATGATTGATGACATTAAAAATGCTGGAGATCTTTTTAGTTTCGATGAAAGATTAACTACAAGTATTATTGATATGAATAATCCGTATTTTGGAAGAACAATTGCAGAAGTTATGATAAATGTTACCAAAGATGAAGTGCTGATATTTTTAAATTATATGAACGCTAATCCTTATAGCTATATGGGAGAAACATGGACGTTATCGGAAATATTTGCAACCTGGGTAGAACGTGGAGCGCCAACAAAGTAA